In Prunus dulcis chromosome 2, ALMONDv2, whole genome shotgun sequence, a single genomic region encodes these proteins:
- the LOC117617462 gene encoding uncharacterized protein LOC117617462: protein MDNRGKAIFSFMFDDDSDDEEYHQRVIEAIVHHTSLENEATKHGGSVVGRVYKNREREDRHRNLMSDYFVERPHCNTTDFRRLFRMRKELFYRILNDVVNHEPYFGQKKKGLGRQGLSPEQKLTAVFRMLAWGCSVDVTNEYCRLGESTALESLCKFCCAVEALYGQWYLKSPNPADLYKLLHEATLVKTISSSDNPKKSLFTQIQEAYKKDVERAFGILQARWAIVRCPARMWCEDNLHSIMMTCIILHNMIVEDEFEYVEDESDDEDMCPQRFRRARARQYVLEPSITYEYHQDR from the exons ATGGATAACCGTGGCAAGGCCATCTTTTCCTTTATGTTTGATGATGATTCAGATGATGAAGAATATCATCAGAGAGTGATAGAAGCCATTGTCCACCATACTTCACTAGAGAATGAAGCCACCAAACACGGTGGGTCGGTAGTCGGTCGTGTGTACAAGAACCGTGAGAGGGAAGATCGCCATCGCAATCTCATGTCCGACTACTTCGTTGAAAGGCCACATTGTAATACTACCGACTTTCGTAGGCTATTCCGAATGCGGAAAGAGTTGTTTTATCGCATCTTGAATGATGTTGTCAACCACGAGCCATactttggccaaaaaaaaaaggggctaGGTAGACAAGGGCTATCCCCTGAGCAAAAGTTAACTGCTGTCTTTCGTATGCTCGCATGGGGATGCTCAGTTGACGTGACCAACGAGTACTGTAGATTGGGTGAAAGCACAGCTCTTGAGTCACTCTGTAAGTTTTGTTGCGCTGTTGAAGCTTTGTATGGCCAATGGTACCTCAAGTCTCCAAATCCAGCTGACCTTTACAAGCTATTGCACGAG GCTACTTTGGTGAAGACCATCTCTTCTTCTGATAACCCAAAGAAGAGCCTTTTTACACAAATCCAAGAAGCGTACAAGAAGGATGTTGAAAGAGCATTTGGAATACTACAGGCTCGATGGGCTATTGTTCGGTGCCCTGCACGTATGTGGTGCGAGGATAACCTCCACTCAATCATGATGACGTGTATAATTTtgcacaacatgattgtggaggatgaatTCGAATATGTTGAAGATGAATCTGATGATGAGGATATGTGTCCACAACGATTCAGGAGGGCCAGAGCAAGACAATATGTGCTGGAGCCAAGCATTACATATGAGTACCACCAAGATAGGTAG